Below is a window of Malania oleifera isolate guangnan ecotype guangnan chromosome 1, ASM2987363v1, whole genome shotgun sequence DNA.
acgAAATCAGGATTCtaatggcaccttccgttttccgatccgtcgcaaacttgTCGAGTAATTAAGAGAatgagagagatggagacggagtGCCTAAGCACGCAAGAAACAACTTAGGGGGGTGGTTTGTGCCTGACATCCTTCTctgttctttcttcttctttcttcttcttcttttaacttttcttaactttatatatatattataataacttacttatatatattattttatttaattaattaattttaatttttttttaaatccaatgtaaaaatatttaatttaataactaattatttaattatttaatttatcttaatttcatttcatttcatttttaattttaattttttttcttctttttcccacatcattccttttatttatttatctgttattttatttattattatttttttcaaattattttaattcttttaaattttcgggtctttacaaggAGTACTTAGTAGATTTTAGTAAGTCAAGTAAAGTACATTGGAATGCTCTTGAGTGTATAATGACATATTTTTCTAGTACCAaaagttatgtttttttttttttactaagtaTGCAGTAGTACTTGAAGGTTTTTCTAATGCTGATTAGTGGAACACTTTGCCAGGTGATTCTCTCTCTACCATTGGctatatttttactttaggtggtggtgttatttgttgaaatttaaaaaacaaacaaTAACCGTTAACTCAACTATGGAAGTTGAGTTAATTGCTTTACCATTAGTTAAAGAAGAAGCAAGTTGGTTGAGATATATGTTatgtgaaattccattttggAAAAAGTCAATACCACCTATTCTAATTAATTATGATAGCATTGGTGCAATTGGTAAAGTGAATAACCATTATTATTGTGGTAAATCTAGACTCATAAGAAGGAAATACAGTACTACAAGATCATATTTAAGTAATGAGATCATTAAGGCGAATTATATAAGACCTACTGAGAATCTTGCAGATCCATTAACTAAGGTCTTAGCAAGGGTTTGGAATACATCAAGGGGGATAGGGTTAAAGCCCATAAAATTATAAACCACATGTGAGGATACCCAACCTAAGGACTAAAGGTCCTATAATTGGATTCAGTAGGAAGAATGAATCATATGGTGGTCTTAAGAAATGTAATATTATCTTAAACTCATCCTAATGGTACAAGTGAATTTATCTTGTAACGGAGGAGGTTGAGTTTTAAAGACTCCTAATGATAATGTGTGTCTTTTATAAGTAGGGTGTTAGAGTTACAAGAGCAACCTTGATAGATTTTACCTATGTGAGCATCAGAGTGTGGGTGCTCTCTATAAGAATTGGGTTTATTCTCAAATATGGTCATGAAATTAGGATTAGCAAAAGGTCAAAATGTGCTAACTGTTAAAGCTCGTGTCATCATTTGGATCATTACGTGTGAGAAGTAATATTTTATTTCCTTTAAGCAATCATGATTCAATTGTCTGAGACCGCTGATTCTAAAGTAAAGATTATTATTTGCTAAGTGAAGGCTCAATACAAGGCACACCTTAATTATGCATAATTATCTTTCTTTGTTTGTTAAACTCTCTACATACATGttgcatacataatattaaaatggaGGGTGGGGgattgtttgtttattttaatattatattatcaaAGTAGATTAATCATCTTTGAAAAGGCATGCATCTTGgagttagatttttatttatttaagtcaTTGGAAAATAGCAAATATATTAGAGTTAGATTTTTATTCAATTAAATTTTTGGAAAGAGCATATACATTTAGAGTTAGAGCATATACATTTAGAGTTAGACATCTATTATTGAATTTATGGTTTTTTTGTGTTTCTTAAATTCTAAATATTAAGTGTACTTCTTTTTTAGATCTTATGcgtctataaatacccttaaaGCATTGGCTCTAAACACAGTCTTTACACATAACTCTTATCATATTATTCTATCATCCAAAAATAGAGAGTTTCACAACTTAAGAAATGTGTTCTTTGTGGAGTTTTAGATACTTCTATTTGTGTAAAATTAGAGAGAGTCATATGATTCAAATCGGATTGTTGTATCCTAGGAGAGACAAGTCAAAATGAAGTTCTACTGTACCGGTTTGTGGACTAAATAAAAATATCGTAGAGGGTTTAAATTTCCTTAAAAAAAACGAGATATCCGTGTCTTAACTTAATTATGAATCATGTTTGTATTTGATTTGGATTtaagtgtctttttttttttttttgtactattTTTCCTAACACACACCTACACAcgcgcatatatatatatacatctaatGTTGGCGTACGTGCATGTATGCGGAGCAAGGCAGGTACACGTACGTACTTATGGCAAGCCCGGCCAGGGGGCCGGCAGGGGAATGGGGTTGCCTAGCTTGCCTGCATCtgcatgcatgcaatgcatgccTTTCTCTTTGGATAATTCCATTAATTCCCATCTCTATGGATTCTCCTTTTTACCACTACTAATTAACCTACCTACCAACCTCATATAATccgtaattaattaattaattagaacaCTGGTAGTTCAATTACTTAATTCATTCATATGACAACGTTAGTACACGTACGGCCTCTCAAAGTTCGACAGCAATGGAGAAGAGGGATTATGATCATCGAAAAGATATGGAGCGGGAATCCGTGCCATACGCTACTACTGCATGTTATATATATTTACGGTTTACTTACGCGTGCACGTGCATTCCTTAATTCTAGCAGCTAGCTACTtcgttttttccttttttataagTCAAGCCTCCGATGCTATTTGGTGTTTGTTCAGTTCACAGCATCAAGCTCGAGTAATGATGATGATTTGTGTGAAACCCAACAAAAATGCACTACGTAGAAAGCTAATTAATGAAATTAGGCATCTGCGTGTAATTGCATATATTCTTAACATCCAGTTAATTACTTACTTAAAAATTATATTCTTAACTTACAACCCAAACCCAAATTAAAACCGCTCACTCACCCCCGCCAGGTCACCAGCTCCTCTTCCTAATTAAATTATACATGTAAATGCAGAAACCATGCCGCTCGCCCACCTAAAATTGAGCATTATTGATTTTGTTATTTATCGTGATAATCAAAAATGCATCAGAGGTTGAGTTTACAAATTAATTAATATGATCTTCAGttttaatttgtgtggatttatttGGACAAAATCCAAGAAGAAAATAACCGGCTCAAGtctggaaaaaataaaaaataaaagttgcgcTTGCGAATTTCCACCCATCATTCATCTTAAGCCAAGGCTTCTTCACTTCCCCGCCATATTTCCTATTATTATACCTTCTTCACATATTTCTCATACATTTTTCCACGCTCCCTGCTGCAGGGGAAGCTTAAATTTTATTATTGCATCCATTTACTCATCCACCGTGCAACACCTGCTTAAAATTTTTGGATCCTCATTGTGGTCGGTATGCATAATTAACCatcaaaaataaatacataaataacaattcatcatcatcatcatcaatctAATTAACTAGACAAAGTACTCCATGGAGCCAagaaatcatcatcatcatcatctaaaTTCTTACTTAGCATGTCCTGATCAAACTGCCATGcattattttaatttcaactttttccccaaaaaaaaaaaaataactccaTAGTATAAAATCCCAAAAGTTCCCGTCTTGATGTTTTAACACAAGTTAGCATGCAGATCAATTGATGTAAAACCTGGTAACACGTGCACAACACCATTTGAAAAATGGCTACCCAAGATAAGCCTGTTGACTAGGAGAATAATACAATGCAGATCTTGGAGGACGACGTGCTGCTGAAGGAACCACAAAAGGCTTCCGCTGCTGCTGCGCACCAGACGCTTCTGAAGTATAACCCCAGCTAAGAGGACGGGTACTAGTCCTTCCCCTCCCAGCCGTACTGTGCTCACTCAGGGTGGAAGGGTCCTGGGAGTACTGATGATCACAACGGGGCAAAGAGTCCAAGACGACATGCCTTGATTTATAACCAGGGATAGCAGATGATGAAATGCCACCTAAAGTTGGCTGGCTTCCCCTCAAGCTTTTGGTGTGCTTTGCATCATCAGCCATCAAACCAGCTTCACTCTCAGGAACATCATCAATGACGATAATCTCTTTATTAGAAACCACAGTAGAATTTGTTTTCCTGAATTTTGAGTCTACTGGACTAGCTATAACTTTCTCTATATCACATGCTGCAGCTGCATCCCATCCATTCTTGGGTCGATCATGTTGAGTCAACAAATTGCATTCACCTTTGAATCTGTGGCGCTCGAAAGATGCTGAGTAACTCGCCTCGGTATTAATCTTGTTCAGAAAAATGCCTGCTGCTGCTCTTGTTGGTGTGTCTAACGTCTTAGAATTTAGCTGGCTTCTCAAGTCTTTTGACAACTTTGCATCAACCGTGTCTCCCCTTGGGTTTTGTGGATCTTGGCCAAAGATAACACTACCCAGCTGACTCACTATGCAATGAAAGGAATGGTAGTCCAGGGTTTGATTACTGCCAGAAGAGACTCCAGAGATTGTCGGGAACTGTAGACTTGGACTGTTATTTGAGACAACTGGTTCAGCCTGCCTGGGTCGTGTGGATGCATCATCATCTTTGTTGGCCACCATTAAATTCTTCCCCATCAACCTGAGTATGGGACTAGAAGCAGATGGGCTAGCCGAGTCACAATCACCATGACTAGAGAACCTTACTGCCGCATCAGAAGAAATTTTCGTGGTAGCAGGTCCTGCAGGTGATCTCGTGACAGGAACCTTCTCTGATCCAGAACTCGTGCAACTGCTCTGAGAAACCATTTCAAGCCCAGCAATGGGATTATTTGTCCTTGCATTTGGATTCCACCCCACTTGTTTTCCCATAGCCATTGCTCGTCGCCTTAGTAGTTGTGAATCTTGATAATTCAAAGCGATGCTTTGAGAGATTTTCTCCTTCCGTGTACAACAGCATGGATGACCATCGTCAGTGAAACCAAGTGGTCCCTTTTCAGGAATTATTACATTGTCTTTCAAATTCTCTCCATCTGAAAAGGTTCTTTTCATTCCCTGGCTAACTGTTTGTGGAAAGAAAGATTCATTAACTACAGTAGGCTCAATGCCAACGTCCAGGAACCCTGAACTAATCCTATCTTGAATTGCCGGCGGCCCTGCAGAAAGTAACTGCTCTGAAAAATTAATACTGGATCTTGCTAAAGTGGAATTAGAAAGGGTTGATGTTGCAGAAATAGGAGAATCAGATGAATCTACATCAACCAGTTCATGCTTATCTTGAGACGAATGAACACGGCTTGTGGTCAATGATGAGTTCCCTTGAAAATCTTCCGAGCTCATATCTCGAGGACTCGGCAAATATGATCCTGGTGGTCCAGGAATTGGTATAGGCTCAACCTCGGAGAAGTTCCCTTGCATAGCTTGAGGATCCAATTCTGCCCTCATATGAGTGTTTTGCCCAACAATACCATCGCCAACTTCACCTGCACAAAACAAGTTACACCCATGACCCAAACTTGGCTCAGCTAGACCCCTTGGTGCTTCAGCAGTGCATAAAGGCTCTTTACACTTTTTCTCCATAGATTGCAGTGAAATGAGTTCAGTATCAAAAGGACAGACCAGCTTGGGATATTCAGGATCTAAGGATTTGCTCAAACTCATCATGTTTCCCCCAACAGCTATCGAAGAGGGAGGGTCAATGCTAGCTTCTTTCCCAAAGAATTGAGCCTCTTTTGAAGAAGATTCTGGACTATCAACTTTTCCAGCAGAACCATCACTGGTCATAGCAGAAGAGACTATCTTTTCTCTCATGTCATGATCATAAAACTGGGATGCTAATGGGGAACTCCTCATCACCATGGCTTCCTCCCATCGAGAAATAATTGGTGATCCTATATCTGGTCTCGTATACACTACACTGCATCCAGCAAGAGATAAAGTCTCAGTGACTTCCTCATGAGATTCATTTTCATCATTATTGCACATCAAATCATATTGTTGATCCCCTTTAGAAGGTTCTGCCTCCAACTCTCCATCTATTTCTGTTGTAAAATGCACCCGGGGCTTCTTATGGGTTGAATATTTTTCACTTGTGTTAGATTTGTGCACAGGCACAGATGATTTGCCAACTGAAATAGTGTCCTCCCTCAAACCAGATAATCTCATGGACTCTGATGAGAATTCATGGCAACACCAATATGGTTTGGTGCAAACATGGGAGGAactaccagagtttctaacttgACCAGCAATCTTAACTGTTTTATCATTCAATTTAGAAACATTATCTTTTGGAAATTTCGGAAGATTAAGCATACAGCTACCATGCATGGATGTGCTGTCACTGCTGTCTTTGCTAGACTGGTAAATATTTTCCTTCAGTGCTTCCAAAGACCTCACTCGGGCTCCAAACAAGGGAATTCCTCCTCTCTGGCTAGTAGGTGAACACTCCCTGCCATTGACTCGTGCCTCATATTTTGAATTCTCCACCCTCCCACTGTTTTCAGGAGAAGAAATTGGATTCTGAGAGGAGTTTGGAGATTTCCGAAGACAACTTCTCTTTCTGTGAGAATCACTATGACAATGATGATCACTATCATCCAACAAGTCCCTTGTCATGTGTAACTTATATCCTGATAACTGATGTATATCTTTATTGTTGAACTTCTTTGAGAGGCCACTTCGTTTAGAGCATACCCCTTGTCTTAGAGTTCCGGAATCACTGTTTTTTAACTGCTCTTGAGCTTTGAAAAGTTGCGAGAGATGTTGCTTCTTTTGTCGAGTTTCTTTCGCTTCAGAATTCCCCTCCTGACCAGTACAAATCTGTTTACCAACAATTTAATAACCATGTGGCAGAATTCTCGTATGAATAAATTTGCATGAAAGGGGAATGCAAATCTTGCAATTCAAGGTGCATAAATGTCAGTGATAGAGGATTAGAAGAAACCAaatcattattttttaatttttaaaaaaattaaaaaaccacCATTGTTGCATTTACTGAGTAGGATGTCAAGACACAAAAGTACAAATCAATTACTGATATAGATGTTTACATCTGCAGTGTGCCCGAAGGCAGACTAGCAggtagaaaattttcttcaatctAAGATAAAAGAAAAGCAATTATAAGAAATTTCTGCAAAAAGAAAATGGCACCAAAAAACAGAAAGCTAGTGGTATGTTTATATCTGCAGTGTGTCCAAATATGGCAGACGAGCAGGTAGAAAAATTTCTTCAGTTTATAAAATGATTATAACCAGTTAAAAGAAGAGCTAGTATAACAATTTCAGCAAAAAAGAATGGCAACCAAAAACAGAAAGATAAGTGTTTTACCTCAAATTTAAAGGCCTTGGAAGAGCCAAATTTTTTGCTGTGAGGAGCTAGTTTCAGGTACTTGTGATGTTTTGGCAAGTCATACCTTCTCTTGTTGACTGAAAGAAATTTGCTTCCTTTACCCTTTCTCAAAGCTTTCCCTGGTCTAGGATTCTTTCCAACTTGCAACCCTGATGGCACATCATTGAATTTTGACAAAATTCGAAGTTTTGTGCCAGTGGCATCAATGTATACTGCGCCTTCGTCGCCATTGTCCTCAGGATAAATGGGTGACACTCTTGGCCTTTGCCCCTCATGACACACCCCAGGATCCTGAGTAGGCTTCTTCAAATCCACAGCCCAGCTTGACCCATTTCGTCTATCAAGCTCTTCTAGTGTGCAACAAGGAGCTGTTGCACAGATATCAACCATCAATCTCGTCTTCCTCGGCTTTATTCTATGTTTAGTTAGTCTAGAGTCTGCCGCCCACTTGGAAGTTGATTCGACAGAGAGGCACTGATCTATGTGAGCATTCAATGTGGTGTTAGAAGACGACGAGAATGTCTTGCAAACAGGGCAAATTTTTGAAGTCATTGGCTCAGATAAGGCAGTACAATTCGATATGATATCCTCTGTTGGGTTGGGATCAGAGGGATTACCAAACTTCACTATCAATCTGCACTTCTTGCCCGAGTGTTGGTTCACACTTGCAGTCTTTTGGGATGCAGGAGGAGGACCAGCAGCTGCACGTTCAACAACAGAGGCTTCCAATGAAGTGGCCGCTTCTGCTATTGGGCTAGATGATAACCCCTTTGTGGGTACAGACTCTACTACTGCTTCAGATTGAGATTGATTAATGGTGGCTGTGGTGGTAAGATCTTTGTCTCTGCCAGATCTGCAAGAAGTGAAGTCTAGCTTGGGGTTCCATAGAGAAGCATCATCATTTGTAGTGCTGGTGGACACCCCAGGATGGGTGCTCAGCCCCGAAGGCTTCCTATGACCATCCGCCAAACTGTTGACATTAATTTCCTTTTCCTTCTCAAGTAAAAAGCTAGTCGGGAGGGCACATCTTTTATTGAAGACTTGGTTCCTTACTGAGTCAAGAGGCTGAAAAGGTGGCAACAGATCTTTGACGCCATGCTTCAAGCAAAGTTGCAGGTTTCTCTGAGAAAAGGGCCAATTAGTCTTGATATCCTTGCTCCGGGAACTACATACATAATCCCTGCAGCAGCAACAACAGCAAAAGGCCAGATTGTTACCatcatatttttagtatataactTGGGATGATCAATTACATTACACCTATTATCTTATCTCACAGCATTACTACTTATAGTCAATAGCTCTAACTGGGCACAGCTCTCTTTGGAGACTAAACCCAAAGAACACCAGCTGGAACAATAACATAAATGGAAACCGCCTGTATTATATTTTAGTTACTGAAACGGAGCATATGGAGCATAAAATCTGAGCTACGTTCATCCAAGAAAACTGCCATACATAGGAGGAAGGCAACATGGCAAATAAAGGAACAAAATAACAGCTTTTACACACACAAATTCACTCACAAAATGAACTAATAAATCTCTGACAAACACAACAGAGAGGGGGAGAGACCGGGTGTGTTGCTCTGATATGAGATGATGAAGATGTATCAGTACAACATAAAACACATTGTGACGAAATCACGTTCGCACAAAATAAGATTTGTGATTTAGATGCATGCTTGGACATATAAATGCAACGAATTGAAGGGACACAGAGAAGCCTAGTGAGTGGGTGGGTGCGTTCGTGTGTGCCTGCCTGGCGCAACTAGAGATGCAAGCAAGTTcatcataatcatcatcatcaggCAAACAAGTAAGGTAAAGATCCCAGATAAGAAGAGTCGTCTCGATGGATCTGACCCATCAAGTAAATTAAAGGCCCAAATAATTGTTAAGAACGGATTGAGGGGGAAGAGGAGGTGGGTGAGGATTTGAAGTACCTTATGGAGAATTTAGGAAGCGGGGTGCCGCAGGCATCAACGCCACCGGATAACTTGAACAGATCTACCTCTTGCTGCAAGGCGGCAAGTTTATGATCAGAAGAAACCCTCTCATCACCACCACTACTCTTCACCTGTGCTCTTTCGCAAGGATATGAGAGATCTGGTGGAGGGTTTTCAATGGATAACATCTGAAGTAAAGCACCTGCAGCAGCTTCTCTCTTCTTGTGCTGTCTCTACTGCAACAGTCACAAGCTGGAGGTCTACTTTTATTATGTTCAAACTTAGCCTTCAGCATATATAACAAAATTGAAATAGTAATCTCTGTCAATCTCTCTCTTATTATCTTTCTTGAGCACAAATTACCACAACCCCCTCCCTACCCCGCGACAGCAGGATCGAACAACACGTACGATGCCGCAGGCAAAATCAAACACCCCTATAAGGGATCTTCAGTTCCCTTCATCCATCAGCTCAGCTAGCGCGCCGGCCTGCAACAGAAGAGGAAGatatataaaaacataaacttgAGAGCACAGAGACTCCTGGAAATTAATGACCCAGAAAGGCCAGTGGATTCTAGAACCTCCCAGAAAGAACGTTATTTTATGTGGTCAGAAATGAGTAAATTTGAAGCAGCAATATCCAAGCTAGGTAGCTAGCTAGCTAGTATACGGGAGGAAGACCAGTGGATCGAGCAAAGAACTTCGAAGAATAAAACCCAACCCCCCGCAATTAAACAAACCTAGCTCCAGGGATTGATGATCGAAGATCAAACTCTGCAGAGCGTTATTTTATGTGGAGAAACCCACCGTCGGCACACTTAAAATTGAGAAGCAACCCAACTCCCAAAACCCCCCGTCTAGTAACGAACACAACATACATGCTCCAATAATTGAAGTGCTCCACAAATAATACGACCGA
It encodes the following:
- the LOC131168417 gene encoding uncharacterized protein LOC131168417 isoform X2, whose protein sequence is MLSIENPPPDLSYPCERAQVKSSGGDERVSSDHKLAALQQEVDLFKLSGGVDACGTPLPKFSIRDYVCSSRSKDIKTNWPFSQRNLQLCLKHGVKDLLPPFQPLDSVRNQVFNKRCALPTSFLLEKEKEINVNSLADGHRKPSGLSTHPGVSTSTTNDDASLWNPKLDFTSCRSGRDKDLTTTATINQSQSEAVVESVPTKGLSSSPIAEAATSLEASVVERAAAGPPPASQKTASVNQHSGKKCRLIVKFGNPSDPNPTEDIISNCTALSEPMTSKICPVCKTFSSSSNTTLNAHIDQCLSVESTSKWAADSRLTKHRIKPRKTRLMVDICATAPCCTLEELDRRNGSSWAVDLKKPTQDPGVCHEGQRPRVSPIYPEDNGDEGAVYIDATGTKLRILSKFNDVPSGLQVGKNPRPGKALRKGKGSKFLSVNKRRYDLPKHHKYLKLAPHSKKFGSSKAFKFEEGNSEAKETRQKKQHLSQLFKAQEQLKNSDSGTLRQGVCSKRSGLSKKFNNKDIHQLSGYKLHMTRDLLDDSDHHCHSDSHRKRSCLRKSPNSSQNPISSPENSGRVENSKYEARVNGRECSPTSQRGGIPLFGARVRSLEALKENIYQSSKDSSDSTSMHGSCMLNLPKFPKDNVSKLNDKTVKIAGQVRNSGSSSHVCTKPYWCCHEFSSESMRLSGLREDTISVGKSSVPVHKSNTSEKYSTHKKPRVHFTTEIDGELEAEPSKGDQQYDLMCNNDENESHEEVTETLSLAGCSVVYTRPDIGSPIISRWEEAMVMRSSPLASQFYDHDMREKIVSSAMTSDGSAGKVDSPESSSKEAQFFGKEASIDPPSSIAVGGNMMSLSKSLDPEYPKLVCPFDTELISLQSMEKKCKEPLCTAEAPRGLAEPSLGHGCNLFCAGEVGDGIVGQNTHMRAELDPQAMQGNFSEVEPIPIPGPPGSYLPSPRDMSSEDFQGNSSLTTSRVHSSQDKHELVDVDSSDSPISATSTLSNSTLARSSINFSEQLLSAGPPAIQDRISSGFLDVGIEPTVVNESFFPQTVSQGMKRTFSDGENLKDNVIIPEKGPLGFTDDGHPCCCTRKEKISQSIALNYQDSQLLRRRAMAMGKQVGWNPNARTNNPIAGLEMVSQSSCTSSGSEKVPVTRSPAGPATTKISSDAAVRFSSHGDCDSASPSASSPILRLMGKNLMVANKDDDASTRPRQAEPVVSNNSPSLQFPTISGVSSGSNQTLDYHSFHCIVSQLGSVIFGQDPQNPRGDTVDAKLSKDLRSQLNSKTLDTPTRAAAGIFLNKINTEASYSASFERHRFKGECNLLTQHDRPKNGWDAAAACDIEKVIASPVDSKFRKTNSTVVSNKEIIVIDDVPESEAGLMADDAKHTKSLRGSQPTLGGISSSAIPGYKSRHVVLDSLPRCDHQYSQDPSTLSEHSTAGRGRTSTRPLSWGYTSEASGAQQQRKPFVVPSAARRPPRSALYYSPSQQAYLG
- the LOC131168417 gene encoding uncharacterized protein LOC131168417 isoform X1, with amino-acid sequence MLSIENPPPDLSYPCERAQVKSSGGDERVSSDHKLAALQQEVDLFKLSGGVDACGTPLPKFSIRDYVCSSRSKDIKTNWPFSQRNLQLCLKHGVKDLLPPFQPLDSVRNQVFNKRCALPTSFLLEKEKEINVNSLADGHRKPSGLSTHPGVSTSTTNDDASLWNPKLDFTSCRSGRDKDLTTTATINQSQSEAVVESVPTKGLSSSPIAEAATSLEASVVERAAAGPPPASQKTASVNQHSGKKCRLIVKFGNPSDPNPTEDIISNCTALSEPMTSKICPVCKTFSSSSNTTLNAHIDQCLSVESTSKWAADSRLTKHRIKPRKTRLMVDICATAPCCTLEELDRRNGSSWAVDLKKPTQDPGVCHEGQRPRVSPIYPEDNGDEGAVYIDATGTKLRILSKFNDVPSGLQVGKNPRPGKALRKGKGSKFLSVNKRRYDLPKHHKYLKLAPHSKKFGSSKAFKFEICTGQEGNSEAKETRQKKQHLSQLFKAQEQLKNSDSGTLRQGVCSKRSGLSKKFNNKDIHQLSGYKLHMTRDLLDDSDHHCHSDSHRKRSCLRKSPNSSQNPISSPENSGRVENSKYEARVNGRECSPTSQRGGIPLFGARVRSLEALKENIYQSSKDSSDSTSMHGSCMLNLPKFPKDNVSKLNDKTVKIAGQVRNSGSSSHVCTKPYWCCHEFSSESMRLSGLREDTISVGKSSVPVHKSNTSEKYSTHKKPRVHFTTEIDGELEAEPSKGDQQYDLMCNNDENESHEEVTETLSLAGCSVVYTRPDIGSPIISRWEEAMVMRSSPLASQFYDHDMREKIVSSAMTSDGSAGKVDSPESSSKEAQFFGKEASIDPPSSIAVGGNMMSLSKSLDPEYPKLVCPFDTELISLQSMEKKCKEPLCTAEAPRGLAEPSLGHGCNLFCAGEVGDGIVGQNTHMRAELDPQAMQGNFSEVEPIPIPGPPGSYLPSPRDMSSEDFQGNSSLTTSRVHSSQDKHELVDVDSSDSPISATSTLSNSTLARSSINFSEQLLSAGPPAIQDRISSGFLDVGIEPTVVNESFFPQTVSQGMKRTFSDGENLKDNVIIPEKGPLGFTDDGHPCCCTRKEKISQSIALNYQDSQLLRRRAMAMGKQVGWNPNARTNNPIAGLEMVSQSSCTSSGSEKVPVTRSPAGPATTKISSDAAVRFSSHGDCDSASPSASSPILRLMGKNLMVANKDDDASTRPRQAEPVVSNNSPSLQFPTISGVSSGSNQTLDYHSFHCIVSQLGSVIFGQDPQNPRGDTVDAKLSKDLRSQLNSKTLDTPTRAAAGIFLNKINTEASYSASFERHRFKGECNLLTQHDRPKNGWDAAAACDIEKVIASPVDSKFRKTNSTVVSNKEIIVIDDVPESEAGLMADDAKHTKSLRGSQPTLGGISSSAIPGYKSRHVVLDSLPRCDHQYSQDPSTLSEHSTAGRGRTSTRPLSWGYTSEASGAQQQRKPFVVPSAARRPPRSALYYSPSQQAYLG